The Saccharomyces mikatae IFO 1815 strain IFO1815 genome assembly, chromosome: 13 genome has a segment encoding these proteins:
- the NIP1 gene encoding translation initiation factor eIF3 core subunit c (similar to Saccharomyces cerevisiae NIP1 (YMR309C); ancestral locus Anc_5.9), whose translation MSRFFSSNYEYDAASSSSEEDLLSSSEEDLLSSSSSESELDQESDDSFFNESESESEADVDSDDSDAKPYGPDWFKKSEFRKQGGGGSNKFLKNSNYDSSDEESDDEDNKKVVKSAKEKLLDEMQDVYNKISQAENSDDWLTISNEFDLISRLLIRAQQQNWGTPNIFIKVVAQVEDAVNNTQQADLKNKAVARAYNTTKQRVKKVSRENEDSMAKFRDDPESFDKEPTADLEGSANGFKISSSQGNELAVQEDFFTRLQTIIDSRGKKTVNQQSLIATLEELLTVAEKPYEFIMAYLTLIPSRFDASANLSYQPIDQWKSSFNDISKLLSILDQTMDTYQVSEFADPIDFIEDEPKEDSDGVKKILGSIFSFVERLDDEFMKSLLNIDPHSSDYLIRLRDEQSVYNLILRTQLYFEATLKDEHDLERALTRPFVKRLDHIYYKSENLIKIMETAAWAIIPAKYQSKFTPKDQLDSTDYVDNLIDGLSTTLSKQNNIAVQKRAILYNIYYTALNKDFQTAKDMLLTSQVQTNINQFDSSLQILFNRVVVQLGLSAFKLCLIEECHQILNDLLSSSHLREILGQQSLHRISINSSNNASADERARQCLPYHQHINLDLIDVVFLTCSLLIEIPRMTAFYSGIKVKRIPYSPKSIRRSLEHYDKLSFQGPPETLRDYVLFAAKSMQKGNWRDSVKYLREIKSWALLPNMETVLNSLTERVQVESLKTYFFSYKRFYASFSVAKLAELFDLPENKVVEVIQSVITELEIPAKLNDEKTIFVVEKGDEITKLEEAMVKLNKEYKIAKERLNPPSNRR comes from the coding sequence ATGTCCCGTTTCTTTTCGTCTAATTATGAATACGATGCTGCCAGTTCTTCATCCGAAGAAGATCTTTTATCTTCATCCGAAGAAGATCTATTAAGCTCTTCCTCCTCTGAGTCTGAATTAGACCAGGAATCTGATGACtccttcttcaatgaaagTGAAAGTGAAAGTGAAGCTGATGTAGACTCTGATGACTCTGATGCAAAGCCTTATGGTCCTGACTGGTTCAAAAAATCCGAGTTTAGAAAACAAGGTGGAGGAGGATCGaataaatttttgaaaaattccaatTATGATTCCAGTGACGAAGAATccgatgatgaagataacAAGAAAGTTGTCAAATCTGCCAAGGAAAAACTATTGGATGAAATGCAAGATGTTTATAACAAGATCTCCCAAGCTGAGAATTCTGATGACTGGTTGACCATTTCCAATGAGTTTGATTTAATCTCCCGTCTTTTGATTAGGGCCCAACAACAAAACTGGGGGACTCCaaacattttcatcaaagtCGTTGCACAAGTGGAAGACGCTGTGAATAATACTCAACAAgctgatttgaaaaataaagccGTCGCCAGGGCTTATAATACCACAAAGCAAAGAGTCAAGAAGGTTTCTAGAGAAAACGAGGACTCTATGGCTAAATTCAGAGATGATCCTGAATCCTTTGATAAGGAACCAACTGCTGATCTAGAGGGTTCTGCTAATGgattcaaaatttcttcatctcaAGGTAATGAATTAGCTGTTCAAGAAGACTTCTTCACCAGACTACAAACAATTATTGATTCAAGAGGTAAGAAAACTGTTAACCAACAGTCTTTGATTGCTACTTTGGAAGAGTTATTGACTGTAGCTGAAAAACCTTACGAATTTATAATGGCCTACTTGACATTAATTCCATCAAGATTCGATGCTTCAGCTAATCTTTCTTATCAACCAATTGACCAATGgaaatcttcttttaatgATATTAGTAAACTATTGTCTATTCTGGACCAAACTATGGACACATATCAGGTTAGTGAATTCGCTGATCCAattgattttattgaagacgaaccaaaagaagattCCGATGGTgtgaagaagatattaGGTTCTATTTTCTCGTTTGTCGAAAGATTAGATGACGAATTCATGAAATCCTTATTAAACATCGATCCTCATTCTAGTGATTATTTGATTCGTTTGAGAGATGAACAATCTGTCTATAACTTGATCTTGAGAACCCAGTTGTACTTTGAGGCTACTTTGAAAGATGAACACGACTTGGAAAGAGCGTTGACGCGTCCATTTGTTAAAAGATTGGATCATATCTATTATAAATCCGAAAACTTGATAAAAATTATGGAAACTGCTGCTTGGGCAATCATACCTGCCAAGTACCAATCCAAATTCACTCCTAAAGACCAGCTCGATTCTACTGATTACGTTGATAATTTAATAGACGGTTTATCAACAACTCTTTCTAAGCAAAACAACATCGCTGTTCAAAAACGTGCTATTTTATACAACATTTACTACACTGCATTAAACAAGGATTTCCAAACTGCTAAAGATATGTTATTAACTTCTCAAGTTCAAACTAACATTAACCAATTCGACTCGTCTCTTCAAATCTTATTTAACAGAGTCGTCGTTCAATTGGGTCTATCCGCCTTCAAATTGTGTTTGATCGAAGaatgtcatcaaattttgaatgatCTTTTATCGAGCTCTCATTTAAGGGAAATTCTAGGTCAACAATCTTTACACAGAATCTCCATCAACTCTAGTAATAACGCTTCTGCCGATGAGCGTGCTAGACAATGTTTACCATATCATCAGCACATCAATTTGGATTTGATCGATGTCGTCTTCTTAACATGTTCCTTATTAATCGAAATCCCAAGAATGACTGCATTCTATTCTGGTATTAAGGTTAAGAGAATTCCATACTCTCCAAAATCCATCCGTCGTTCTTTAGAACATTATGATAAATTAAGTTTTCAAGGTCCACCGGAGACTTTGAGAGACTATGTCCTATTTGCTGCCAAATCAATGCAGAAGGGTAACTGGAGAGATTCTGTTAAGTACTTGAGAGAGATAAAGTCTTGGGCTTTGTTACCGAACATGGAGACAGTATTGAACAGTTTAACCGAAAGAGTTCAAGTTGAATCTTTAAAGACTTACTTCTTCTCTTACAAAAGATTTTATGCAAGCTTTTCTGTTGCCAAACTAGCCGAATTGTTTGACCTTCCAGAAAATAAAGTGGTTGAAGTTATACAATCTGTTATCACAGAATTGGAAATTCCAGCAAAATTAAACGATGAAAAGACCATATTCGTTGTCGAAAAGGGTGACGAAATTACTAAGTTAGAAGAAGCTATGGTCAAATTaaacaaagaatataaaatcGCTAAGGAACGTCTTAACCCACCATCAAATCGCCGTTAA
- the UPA2 gene encoding putative methyltransferase (similar to Saccharomyces cerevisiae YGR283C and YMR310C; ancestral locus Anc_5.7), translating to MSSTKKFKKVEKPLLQNRHYSLCIPTTLVSDCRNLSQITHRVYQVAKFASLFNVSEIIILENDSQVSATKNKISTAKLILALLQYFVTPPYLRNTVFNEKFRPYFTAASKLPRLSTLPFTRYHKQDHGRYREGLTIRMQKPTLARKKTGKTFKQTKYINIGKAEALALQSQLVPINARVTIDTITRKIVSPQEAYGDFTGLESQYGYYTRIASSFTELFMNGTIKEGYTQSIYVPLTAGDIPIPELSSLPASGTDSNILLVISTWGTLVQAFNRDEDQFVDCQGPQEFFDAQLPCPVPVSDIIDAIPMTLTALSTLF from the coding sequence ATGAGTAGCACGAAGAAGTTTAAAAAGGTCGAAAAACCTCTATTGCAAAACAGACATTATTCGCTTTGTATCCCCACGACACTGGTATCCGACTGTCGCAATCTCTCACAAATCACACATAGGGTATATCAAGTGGCCAAGTTTGCATCGTTATTCAATGTTTCTGAGATTATTATCCTCGAAAACGATTCTCAGGTTAGTGCCACTAAGAATAAAATCTCTACTGCCAAACTGATACTAGCACTTTTACAATACTTCGTCACACCTCCTTATCTCCGTAATACCGTCTTCAACGAAAAATTCAGGCCGTACTTTACTGCTGCTTCGAAGTTACCAAGACTGTCCACGCTTCCTTTCACTAGGTACCACAAGCAAGATCATGGTCGGTATAGAGAGGGTCTTACAATCAGGATGCAGAAACCCACGTTGGCGCGCAAAAAGACAGGTAAGACATTCAAACAAACCAAATATATCAACATAGGCAAAGCAGAAGCACTGGCCCTACAGAGCCAATTAGTGCCGATAAACGCAAGGGTCACCATCGACACAATAACAAGGAAAATCGTGTCACCTCAGGAAGCTTACGGTGATTTTACAGGATTGGAGTCGCAATATGGATACTACACTCGTATAGCATCATCATTTACAGAATTGTTTATGAATGGCACCATAAAAGAGGGTTATACTCAATCGATATACGTTCCTTTAACCGCTGGAGACATACCAATACCTGAACTATCATCACTTCCCGCCTCCGGTACTGATTCCAACATTTTATTGGTGATCTCCACATGGGGTACTCTTGTACAGGCGTTCAACCGGGACGAGGATCAATTCGTAGATTGTCAAGGTCCTCaggaattttttgatgctCAGCTACCATGTCCTGTACCTGTTTCGGACATTATCGATGCCATTCCCATGACACTAACTGCACTTTCGACCCTATtttaa
- the GLC8 gene encoding PP1-complex regulatory subunit GLC8 (similar to Saccharomyces cerevisiae GLC8 (YMR311C); ancestral locus Anc_5.6) yields MGGILKNPLALSPEQLAQQDPETLEEFRRQVYENTQKNAKLTSHKRNIPGLDHAGEETEVAGTSKAFLPKDTLSLKHEQDMLAKMTPEERVQWNQRNLAENEITKQQFQDIHIDEPKTPYQGAVDPHGEYYRVDDDEEEDKRRSQVANDDIDDLSLGEPEFEIKENKQPDIETNDENDENDEDSSEARHKKFEEMRKKHYDVRAIFNKKSHQGPEDENEDANTRKEQ; encoded by the coding sequence ATGGGAGGTATACTTAAGAACCCGCTGGCTTTATCACCGGAACAGTTAGCGCAGCAAGATCCGGAAACGCTTGAGGAATTTAGAAGACAGGTTTATGAAAATACGCAGAAGAATGCTAAATTGACATCACACAAGAGGAATATACCGGGACTAGATCATGCAGGAGAAGAGACGGAAGTAGCTGGAACATCGAAAGCCTTTCTTCCAAAGGATACCTTGTCATTGAAACATGAGCAAGATATGTTGGCCAAAATGACACCGGAGGAGAGGGTTCAGTGGAATCAGAGGAATTTGGccgaaaatgaaataacGAAACAGCAATTCCAGGATATCCATATAGATGAGCCCAAGACCCCCTACCAAGGTGCTGTAGACCCCCACGGAGAGTACTACAGAgtagatgatgatgaagaagaggataAAAGACGTAGTCAGGTGGCAAACGACGATATCGACGATTTGTCACTGGGGGAACCGGAATTCGAAATCAAAGAGAACAAACAGCCTGATATCGAGACGAATGATGAGAATGATGAGAATGACGAAGATTCTTCAGAAGCTAGgcataaaaaatttgaagaaatgagGAAAAAGCATTACGACGTAAGGGctattttcaacaaaaagtCTCATCAAGGGCCTgaggatgaaaatgaagatgcCAATACgagaaaagaacaataa
- the ELP6 gene encoding Elongator subunit ELP6 (similar to Saccharomyces cerevisiae ELP6 (YMR312W); ancestral locus Anc_5.3) translates to MSWMKNARKKEKKCQVNPREVERDTFITPIDKTKQTFMSGVQRQDLVLFSDQSVLPAQFFQDSSSHNLIFITHQSSTQPLWLINALIETHILGFPNSLNESSPSSLLSPAHTHAVVASFIHEQKHFINSFSKLKIPTNNYNVFDFLSDFIVSDILNKPREKILSELLANFLVALQNNPTNTIVIIEQPELLLSLINGLTYSELNNRFITPLLKQCQVLIIVSNSDIFNMDEYDVTVHTSNIQNFYKSSFIRSMINLNLNPLKTGFAKDVTGSLHVCRGGAPIATLSNTNLHVVENEYLYLNEKESTKLFYR, encoded by the coding sequence ATGAGCTGGATGAAAaatgcaagaaaaaaagaaaaaaagtgtcAAGTAAACCCAAGAGAAGTTGAACGAGATACTTTCATAACCCCTATCGATAAAACGAAACAGACATTCATGAGTGGTGTTCAAAGGCAAGATTTGGTCTTATTCAGTGATCAATCCGTTCTTCCTGcccaattttttcaagatagTAGCTCTCACAACCTAATCTTCATTACTCATCAGTCGTCCACCCAACCGCTATGGCTGATAAACGCACTAATAGAAACCCATATCTTAGGATTTCCAAATTCTCTTAATGAATCTTCTCCATCGTCACTGTTGTCACCGGCTCACACTCATGCAGTTGTTGCATCGTTTATCCACGAACAAAAGCATTTTATAAATTCATTTAGCAAGTTGAAGATCCCAACCAATAACTATAATGTCTTCGACTTCCTGTCCGATTTCATCGTTAGTGATATCCTAAATAAgccaagagaaaaaatactaaGTGAATTACTAGCAAACTTTTTGGTTGCTCTACAGAATAACCCAACGAACACTATCGTTATTATAGAACAACCAGAATTACTATTATCTCTAATAAATGGCTTGACTTACTCAGAATTGAATAATAGGTTCATTACACCTCTTCTGAAGCAATGTCAAGTACTGATCATTGTTTCCAACTCAgacattttcaatatgGACGAATACGATGTTACTGTTCATACCTCCAATATACAGAATTTTTacaaatcttcttttatcaGATCAATGATCAATTTAAACTTAAACCCCTTGAAGACTGGATTTGCAAAAGACGTAACTGGCTCACTGCACGTTTGCAGAGGTGGTGCACCGATCGCGACTCTTTCAAACACAAACTTACACGTGGTTGAGAACGAATACTTGTAtctaaatgaaaaggaatcAACAAAGCTATTCTACCGATAG
- the TGL3 gene encoding bifunctional triglyceride lipase/lysophosphatidylethanolamine acyltransferase (similar to Saccharomyces cerevisiae TGL3 (YMR313C); ancestral locus Anc_5.2): MQKITQESKISAIIPTLLKNWILHIVYATLDHIPPFVWEILHVFTDIYFFWIQKLVNYVRPHSRVIYYNAIKKLDECDTYQMWCQQASVVDEITGANLWRRNFFSKRYDFNSVIEQYTILENMLREEKYDVVKEKFSTTGPCMLRNFAGIGDKKLFTKSLMGTKLLIEQYLTRILEGLDILNNQTLTPTSFFQRCKLSLGTTALILQGGSLFGLFHLGVIKGLLLQDLMPNIISGSSMGACVASLFGCLSNEQLKQLLTDDNLLNIIKNDVDLLKSCGYGNLEQHLNLGTLIQNLIHHGYSQDVYLFIRFVMKYIVKEKTFEEVYQITGKIFNIVIHPTDKSCPNLLNYVTTPNVLIRSAIECSLGSGVISEDTSLMCKNLENKIEPFLNINKDKHVKFLTPENATNPSITESPYTRLTELFNVNNFIVSLARPYLAPLVVNDLKHEIKTSKYYYYKHYPNLPPINANTVDITHRSSSQSPTKTATVEELGATHLISPVPPSSAINDSSEFIIPELGIPQLNFTEMEPLAFKFKYHLERKLKNIATMEFRHRMEVLDNLGLLCSLVKRLIIDEKTPRSATEIAVVPKMKSLSLTRIIEGQLNNIPYWIKSGERSTWPALALIKTRCAVEFKLDDIIRARRSR, translated from the coding sequence ATGCAGAAAATTACACAGGAATCCAAAATTTCTGCTATCATACCGACTCTGTTAAAGAATTGGATACTGCACATTGTATACGCTACATTGGACCACATACCTCCGTTTGTGTGGGAAATTCTACATGTTTTCACTgatatttatttcttttggattCAGAAGTTGGTTAATTATGTGAGGCCACACTCCAGAGTTATTTATTATAATGCTATTAAGAAATTAGATGAGTGTGATACGTATCAAATGTGGTGTCAGCAAGCCTCTGTAGTAGATGAAATCACAGGTGCAAATTTATGGCGGCgaaatttcttttcgaAACGATACGACTTCAATTCTGTTATTGAACAGTACACGATACTGGAAAATATGTTGAGAGAGGAGAAATATGATGTAGTCAAGGAAAAGTTTTCGACTACAGGGCCTTGTATGCTGAGAAATTTTGCAGGTATTGGGGATAAAAAGCTGTTTACGAAATCCTTGATGGGTACGAAATTGCTTATTGAACAATACTTGACTCGGATATTGGAGGGCTTGGATATACTAAACAATCAGACTTTAACTCCAActtccttttttcaaaggtgtAAGTTGTCGCTGGGTACCACAGCGTTGATCTTGCAAGGTGGTTCATTATTTGGTTTGTTTCACCTGGGGGTAATTAAGGGTCTATTGCTACAGGACCTGATGCCTAATATCATAAGCGGTAGCTCTATGGGAGCGTGTGTTGCCAGTCTATTCGGTTGTTTGTCCAATGAGCAATTAAAGCAGCTACTGACGGATGACAACCTCTTGAATATCATCAAGAATGATGTGGATTTATTAAAGAGCTGCGGTTATGGTAATTTGGAGCAACATTTGAATCTAGGGACATTAATTCAGAATTTAATACATCACGGTTACTCTCAAGATGTTTATCTTTTCATTCGGTTTGTTATGAAGTATATTGTTAAGGAGAAGACTTTTGAAGAGGTTTATCAAATTActggaaaaattttcaatattgttATTCATCCAACGGATAAATCATGTCCTAATTTATTGAACTATGTAACAACGCCAAATGTATTAATCAGGTCTGCCATTGAATGTTCGCTCGGTTCTGGTGTGATCTCAGAAGATACATCGCTGATGTGTAAAAATTTGGAGAATAAAATTGAACCGTTTCTCAACATTAATAAGGATAAGCACGTTAAATTCTTGACCCCAGAAAATGCCACAAATCCGAGTATAACAGAGAGCCCCTATACCAGATTAACGGAATTGTTTAATGTTaataattttattgtttctttGGCAAGACCATATTTGGCTCCATTGGTGGTGAATGATTTGAAGCATGAAATCAAAACGTCGAAATACTACTATTATAAGCATTATCCGAATTTGCCCCCTATAAACGCCAATACAGTAGATATAACACACAGGTCCTCTTCGCAATCACCCACTAAGACAGCGACTGTTGAAGAACTCGGAGCAACGCACTTAATAAGCCCTGTACCCCCAAGTTCAGCAATCAACGATTCATCAGAATTTATAATCCCAGAATTAGGCATACCGCAGTTGAATTTTACTGAAATGGAACCGTTGGCGTTCAAATTTAAGTATCATTTGGAGagaaaactgaaaaatattgCCACTATGGAATTTCGACATAGAATGGAGGTCTTGGACAATTTAGGCTTGTTGTGTTCGTTAGTAAAGAGACTAATTATAGATGAGAAGACCCCCAGATCGGCTACGGAGATTGCTGTGGTAcctaaaatgaaaagtctGTCATTAACAAGAATTATTGAAGGtcaattgaataatattcCTTATTGGATAAAATCTGGCGAACGAAGTACCTGGCCTGCACTAGCTTTAATTAAGACAAGATGTGCAGTTGAATTTAAATTAGATGATATAATAAGGGCAAGAAGGAGTAGATAA
- the PRE5 gene encoding proteasome core particle subunit alpha 6 (similar to Saccharomyces cerevisiae PRE5 (YMR314W); ancestral locus Anc_5.1) — MFRNNYDGDTVTFSPTGRLFQVEYALEAIKQGSVTVGLRSNTHAVLVALKRNADELSSYQKKIIKCDDHMGLSLAGLAPDARVLSNYLRQQCNYSSLVFNRKLAVEKAGYLLCDKAQKNTQSYGGRPYGVGLLIIGYDKSGAHLLEFQPSGNVMELYGTAIGARSQGAKTYLERTLDTFIKIDGNPDELIKAGIEAISQSLRDESLTVDNLSIAIVGENMPFTIYDGEAVAKYI, encoded by the coding sequence atgttcaGAAACAATTACGACGGGGACACAGTCACTTTTTCTCCTACTGGCCGTCTTTTCCAAGTAGAATACGCCTTAGAGGCTATCAAACAAGGGAGCGTTACTGTGGGGCTACGTTCGAACACTCATGCAGTTTTGGTAGcgttgaaaagaaatgcaGATGAATTGTCATCATACCAGAAAAAGATCATTAAATGTGACGATCACATGGGACTCTCGTTAGCAGGGCTAGCTCCGGACGCCAGGGTTTTAAGTAATTATTTGAGACAACAATGTAATTATTCTAGCTTGGTTTTTAACAGGAAGCTTGCTGTTGAGAAAGCAGGATACCTGCTTTGTGATAAAGCGCAAAAAAATACACAATCTTATGGGGGTAGACCTTACGGTGTTGGTTTGTTGATTATAGGATATGACAAGAGCGGTGCTCATCTTCTAGAATTCCAACCTTCTGGGAATGTAATGGAACTATACGGTACGGCTATTGGTGCAAGAAGCCAAGGGGCAAAAACCTATTTAGAGAGAACTTTAGATACGTTCATAAAAATTGACGGGAACCCAGATGAACTGATCAAAGCTGGCATAGAGGCCATCAGTCAGTCATTAAGGGACGAATCTTTGACAGTAGACAACCTTTCGATCGCCATCGTGGGCGAGAATATGCCTTTTACGATTTATGATGGAGAGGCCGTTGCTAAATACATCTAG
- the SMKI13G4340 gene encoding uncharacterized protein (similar to Saccharomyces cerevisiae YMR315W; ancestral locus Anc_3.0), whose product MSPLNVGIVGTGIFAKERHLPSYQEFPDKFKVVAAFNRHKEKALNFAKIANVPEDKVYDNLDEILNDPHVDYIDALLPAQFNAGIVEKAVKVGKPVLLEKPIAANLEQAREIVKLAESTPLPVGVAENWLYLPCIEIAKEQIKKISPVVAFTHNSTGPFVTANKYLTTTWRQKPEHIGGFLSDGGVHQLALVISLLGEFKSVSALTRQVRERSGADDIVFATVQLKDADIIGSFTYGSAFGATEKSVFLKVYGKNGTVTIDLSDKKNPVVKVKLGGSAEDNGEEQIFKIDNDESFGVNAEFLNFNEAVSKKDKSLYLGTPRTAFHHLACVDAFLKSSAKNGDHVKIQQP is encoded by the coding sequence ATGTCCCCATTGAACGTCGGTATAGTTGGTACAGGTATTTTTGCCAAAGAGAGACATCTGCCATCTTACCAGGAATTCCCTGACAAATTTAAGGTCGTTGCTGCCTTCAACAGGCATAAGGAAAAAGCTTTGAATTTTGCAAAGATTGCTAACGTCCCGGAAGATAAAGTTTACGACAACTTAGACgaaattttgaatgatCCTCATGTGGACTACATCGATGCTTTGCTACCTGCTCAGTTTAATGCAGgtattgttgaaaaagcCGTTAAGGTTGGCAAGCCTgttcttttggaaaaaccAATTGCAGCTAATTTAGAACAAGCAAGGGAGATTGTCAAATTGGCAGAGTCCACCCCTTTACCCGTTGGTGTGGCTGAAAATTGGTTATATCTACCATGTATTGAAATCGCGAAGGAGcagatcaaaaaaattagcCCTGTTGTAGCATTCACTCACAATTCAACCGGCCCATTTGTCACCGCAAATAAATATTTGACCACGACTTGGAGACAAAAACCAGAGCACATTGGTGGATTTTTATCAGATGGTGGTGTACATCAATTAGCCCTTGTTATTTCCTTACTTGGTGAATTTAAATCTGTTTCCGCATTGACGAGACAAGTGCGCGAACGTTCTGGTGCTGATGATATCGTCTTTGCTACTGTTCAGTTAAAGGACGCAGATATAATCGGAAGTTTTACTTATGGCTCTGCTTTTGGTGCTACTGAAAAGTCtgtttttttgaaagtttaCGGTAAAAATGGTACTGTTACCATAGATTTATCAGATAAGAAGAACCCAGTTGTAAAAGTTAAGCTAGGTGGCTCAGCTGAAGATAACGGTGAGGAGCAAATCTTTAAAATTGACAATGATGAAAGCTTCGGTGTCAACgctgaatttttgaattttaatGAGGCTGTCAGCAAGAAGGACAAGTCCCTTTACTTAGGTACACCAAGAACTGCCTTCCACCATCTGGCTTGTGTGGATgcatttttgaaatccTCTGCCAAAAATGGTGACCATGTTAAAATTCAACAGCCATAA
- the DIA1 gene encoding Dia1p (similar to Saccharomyces cerevisiae DIA1 (YMR316W)): MGSISRYLLKKAADGLKDQQRLKIEMSNSKKLPECFHFNRERRMPVVQISSEDGFFIFPSQQSFEYFEKSKKDSYELRPDAIGIPLFQMISCITPFCKTGRHDKKVSYVPYYKIFKFVLRTADEPPPYAVTKAVASNNGLVLYKEPIYDIYENCGRTDIKYEFEGAMSTEPNSLTMAHRDGYRDLDTKVNGLNLRWHVTYSPVITNDHYKLTLLENYEVNRLDEDVVKISKNRMTFDRQRQKDERFVAAHYTREFVTSLFRRVSQEGHLILGEHCTDQGSFGLNNIPLLTEELACQGLLIHYIEYMKRKRKDRLARERRPQNGMNLANQMNMIIFQTNMNTNMNMNMNMNMNMM; encoded by the coding sequence ATGGGTTCAATAAGTAGATATCTTCTGAAGAAAGCGGCTGATGGGCTTAAAGATCAGCAAAGATTGAAGATTGAAATGTCCAACAGCAAAAAACTTCCGGAATGCTTTCATTTCAATagggaaagaagaatgcCCGTAGTTCAAATAAGCAGTGAGGATGggtttttcatttttccatcCCAGCAgtcttttgaatattttgaaaagagtaaGAAAGATTCGTATGAACTTCGTCCAGACGCAATTGGTATCCCATTATTTCAAATGATTAGTTGCATCACACCGTTTTGCAAAACAGGTCGCCACGACAAGAAGGTCAGCTATGTGCCGTActataaaattttcaaatttgtcCTAAGAACTGCCGATGAGCCTCCGCCTTATGCTGTAACGAAAGCCGTTGCCTCAAACAACGGACTTGTGTTGTACAAAGAACCAATTTATGACATATATGAAAACTGCGGCCGAACCGACATAAAATATGAATTCGAAGGAGCTATGTCTACAGAACCCAATTCACTAACGATGGCCCATCGAGATGGGTACAGGGACTTGGACACTAAGGTCAATGGTCTAAATCTTAGATGGCATGTCACTTATTCGCCAGTAATCACCAACGATCATTATAAGCTAACTCTGCTGGAAAATTATGAAGTAAATCGCTTAGATGAAGATGTAGTCAAAATCTCTAAAAATAGGATGACCTTCGATCGGCAACGCCAAAAAGATGAGAGATTCGTTGCTGCTCATTATACTAGAGAATTTGTCACATCTCTTTTTAGACGGGTTTCTCAAGAGGGCCATTTAATCCTTGGCGAACATTGCACTGACCAAGGATCATTCGGATTGAATAATATTCCATTATTAACAGAAGAACTTGCGTGTCAAGGCCTACTTATTCATTATATAGAATACATGAAGAGGAAACGTAAAGATAGACTCGCAAGAGAAAGAAGGCCACAAAACGGAATGAACCTTGCGAACCAGATGAACATGATCATTTTCCAGACGAACATGAACACGAACATGAACATGAACATGAACATGAACATGAACATGATGTAA